In one window of Branchiostoma lanceolatum isolate klBraLanc5 chromosome 15, klBraLanc5.hap2, whole genome shotgun sequence DNA:
- the LOC136420785 gene encoding procollagen C-endopeptidase enhancer 1-like translates to MESKTVLCVLFLLNCTPWIVGQATDDQQCGGDFDTDNYDVISSPGFPAPYVPGNDCIWHLRVPEGHVVKLTFAYLGTDPWPLAPQNCRRHYVEVFDSPDHGGALLGRYCGDIIPPVVLSTGNAMSVKFITSKWSTNLQGFHGFKAKFASVPEGSIVESGCRSPRKITDPTGTLTSIHFPSDYDDIVCKWEVLVEPGQNITLKLRSFHVGGIFPLQPLCDAETGRLTVHDGVGSDKNHLVSICGRMSDEETYSVTTATNQMTVEFRAGNTGPYKGFFATYASSGYEVINDNGVTDAQYTGSAHALRAYIPWCLSFTAAILLLCMQL, encoded by the exons ATGGAATCTAAGACGGTGCTATGTGTCTTATTCCTCCTCAACTGTACACCCTGGATCGTTGGACAAGCCACCG ATGATCAGCAGTGTGGTGGTGACTTTGACACGGACAACTATGACGTCATCTCGTCCCCAGGATTCCCTGCACCATACGTCCCCGGGAACGACTGTATCTGGCACCTCCGCGTACCAGAAG GTCACGTGGTGAAGCTGACGTTTGCGTACTTGGGAACCGATCCCTGGCCCCTTGCTCCACAAAACTGTAGGCGTCACTACGTGGAGGTGTTCGACTCCCCCGACCACGGGGGAGCTCTTCTCG GCCGTTACTGTGGTGACATCATCCCTCCTGTGGTCCTGTCCACCGGCAACGCCATGTCGGTCAAGTTCATCACCAGCAAGTGGTCCACCAACCTCCAGGGCTTCCACGGCTTCAAGGCCAAGTTCGCCAGCGTTCCGGAGGGAAGCA TTGTTGAGAGCGGCTGCCGCAGTCCCCGGAAGATCACCGACCCGACCGGAACTCTGACGTCCATCCACTTCCCGTCCGACTATGACGACATCGTGTGTAAGTGGGAGGTGCTAGTGGAGCCCGGACAGAACATCACGCTCAAGctgcgcagcttcca TGTGGGAGGAATTTTCCCTCTGCAGCCGCTGTGCGACGCTGAAACCGGCCGACTCACTGTCCATGACGGAGTAGGCAGCGACAAGAATCATCTAG TTTCGATCTGCGGCAGAATGTCCGATGAGGAGACTTACTCGGTGACCACGGCGACCAATCAGATGACAGTTGAGTTCAGGGCGGGGAACACCGGACCATACAAGGGATTCTTCGCGACGTATGCATCTTCAG GTTATGAAGTAATCAACGACAACGGAGTGACTGACGCTCAGTACACCGGAAGTGCGCATGCGCTTAGGGCGTACATCCCATGGTGCCTTTCGTTCACAGCGGCCATCTTGTTGCTGTGCATGCAATTATAA
- the LOC136420771 gene encoding procollagen C-endopeptidase enhancer 2-like: MIRTMLSCLVLLGVLRTAYGACGGPISTYGSTSFNSLDYPQPYQTNEDCLWTLSVFGTSVAVQLRFQEIDIDPYPSHITTPGTCVRHYLEIYEGTPASGTKLGTYCGNVLPPIVIGSGNTMTVKFITTGHANNGHKGFLATFSSVSLSSGPDSGCNNLRQLSAPSGSIASINYPADYSSGAQCEWEITVAGNKHVELTVLNFLVGGVEATCVNETNDYLSVYEGIGVNRKRLGVYCGWEAPRVRAYSNRMFVKFVSDDFVNYKGFFATYRSVDLPTTIAPAVRTTDPLREPGNTVLPVGASNRLHVTAAVVVTSFLLVIANSFLITR, from the exons GACGATGTTGTCGTGTCTTGTCCTCCTGGGAGTCTTGAGAACGGCATATGGAG CGTGTGGGGGACCGATCTCGACGTACGGCAGCACATCCTTCAACAGCCTGGACTACCCGCAGCCGTACCAGACCAACGAGGACTGTCTGTGGACGCTGTCTGTCTTTGGCACCTCTGTCGCCGTACAACTGAGGTTTCAGGAGATCGACATCGACCCTTACCCTTCCCACATCACCACCCCGGGCACCTGCGTCCGGCACTACCTGGAGATCTACGAGGGCACCCCTGCATCCGGGACAAAGTTAG GGACGTACTGCGGTAACGTCCTCCCTCCGATAGTCATCGGCAGCGGGAACACCATGACGGTCAAGTTTATCACCACCGGCCATGCTAACAACGGACATAAGGGCTTCTTGGCAACGTTTTCGTCGGTTTCGCTGAGTTCTG GCCCTGATTCGGGATGCAACAACCTTCGGCAACTCTCGGCTCCGAGTGGTTCCATCGCTTCCATCAACTACCCTGCCGACTACAGCAGCGGAGCTCAGTGCGAGTGGGAGATCACCGTAGCCGGCAACAAACACGTGGAGCTCACCGTGCTGAACTTCTTAGTGGGGGGCGTTGAAGCCACGTGTGTGAACGAAACCAACGATTATCTGTCCGTGTACGAGGGGATCGGAGTCAACAGAAAACGCCTGG GAGTTTACTGCGGATGGGAGGCACCCAGAGTGAGAGCTTACTCCAACCGAATGTTTGTCAAGTTCGTGTCGGACGACTTCGTCAACTATAAGGGCTTCTTTGCCACGTACCGTTCAGTCG atttgcCGACGACTATTGCGCCAGCGGTCCGTACAACCGATCCCCTAAGGGAGCCTGGCAATACTGTTTTACCAGTTGGCGCTTCAAACCGTCTTCATGTTACGGCCGCCGTCGTTGTTACATCCTTTCTCCTCGTCATCGCAAATTCTTTCCTCATCACGCGATGA